A section of the Deinococcus taeanensis genome encodes:
- a CDS encoding DUF3084 domain-containing protein: MLWLFLPFVVVLSGVVAYAADTIARKAGRRHLRWFGLRPKSTALLVAVLSGMGISAASLAAFLILNRSAVNTIAQADQLRPQLEALREEIKVAQADRTRAQQEARRLRVQQQTAQAALKAAQADLGTARAAQTRVQVQARALEQRVQSLTQAQAGLERRAQATRVKLQTSEAALKASRERAQTLDAQVVDLGARVALSEQETRTAQDRALAAQTAAEAAQARAEAQQRAAQAAQAQAAQAREQIQVLAASRAQAAADLQGAQVKLRGAQTTLQAAQVKLQAAQAALKAAQTEQRSAQQARDRLTADRDRLQAERDQLQTERDRLQAERNRLNNERAALLAERDRVARDRDRVRDDLNTLQAQQAQLRASNDTLRASNDTLRATLGKLQDEYSSSRAELSATRNTDLAYPKNDLVYAAVVPGVRNLDQFLNDAARSALTRGARGTPAARLTPAARGALETKLRGLNVSTFVQCRAAQNAAVGFPVDLSCDARPNAVLYRANQVIRRTTITLGDPRRLQDQLSELVQDATLDLTSRGVPSEYVQGLDVSDLVGLLSRLGGRSGATVIGVAARADVRPGSRVNLYPTVP; the protein is encoded by the coding sequence ATGCTGTGGCTGTTCCTGCCGTTCGTGGTGGTCCTGTCCGGCGTGGTCGCCTACGCCGCAGACACCATTGCCCGCAAGGCCGGCCGCCGTCACCTGCGCTGGTTCGGGCTGCGGCCCAAATCAACGGCGCTGCTCGTCGCGGTGCTGTCCGGCATGGGCATCAGCGCCGCGAGTCTCGCCGCGTTCCTGATCCTGAACCGCAGCGCCGTGAACACCATCGCGCAGGCCGACCAGCTGCGTCCCCAACTTGAGGCGCTGCGCGAGGAGATCAAGGTCGCGCAGGCCGACCGCACCCGCGCGCAGCAGGAAGCTCGTCGCCTGCGCGTTCAGCAGCAGACGGCGCAGGCGGCCCTGAAAGCGGCGCAGGCTGACCTGGGCACCGCGCGGGCCGCGCAGACCCGCGTGCAGGTGCAGGCCCGCGCCCTGGAGCAGCGCGTGCAGAGCCTCACCCAGGCCCAGGCCGGCCTGGAGCGGCGCGCCCAGGCCACCCGGGTGAAACTTCAGACCTCCGAAGCGGCCCTGAAAGCCAGCCGCGAACGCGCCCAGACGCTCGACGCGCAGGTGGTGGACCTGGGCGCGCGCGTGGCCCTGTCCGAGCAGGAAACGCGCACCGCCCAGGACCGCGCCCTCGCCGCGCAGACCGCCGCTGAGGCCGCGCAGGCCCGCGCTGAGGCGCAGCAGCGCGCCGCGCAGGCGGCCCAGGCGCAGGCCGCGCAGGCCCGTGAGCAGATTCAGGTGCTGGCCGCGTCACGCGCGCAGGCCGCCGCGGACCTCCAGGGCGCCCAGGTGAAACTGCGCGGCGCGCAGACGACCCTCCAGGCGGCGCAGGTGAAGCTCCAGGCCGCACAGGCCGCCCTGAAAGCCGCGCAGACTGAGCAGCGCAGTGCGCAGCAGGCCCGCGACCGTCTCACCGCCGACCGGGACCGCCTGCAGGCGGAACGCGACCAGCTGCAAACCGAGCGGGACCGGCTGCAGGCCGAACGCAACCGCCTGAACAACGAACGCGCCGCCCTGCTCGCCGAGCGCGACCGCGTGGCCCGTGACCGCGACCGGGTGCGCGACGACCTGAACACCCTGCAGGCCCAGCAGGCGCAGCTGCGCGCGAGCAACGACACCCTGCGTGCCAGCAACGACACCCTGCGCGCCACGCTCGGCAAACTGCAGGACGAGTACTCCAGCAGCCGCGCTGAACTCAGCGCCACCCGCAACACCGACCTCGCCTACCCCAAGAACGACCTGGTGTACGCCGCCGTGGTGCCCGGCGTGCGCAACCTCGACCAGTTCCTGAACGACGCCGCCCGCAGCGCCCTGACCCGCGGCGCGCGCGGCACGCCCGCCGCCCGCCTGACCCCCGCAGCGCGCGGCGCCCTGGAGACGAAACTGCGCGGCCTGAACGTCAGCACCTTTGTGCAGTGCCGCGCCGCGCAGAACGCCGCCGTGGGCTTTCCTGTGGACCTCAGCTGCGACGCGCGGCCCAACGCCGTGCTGTACCGCGCCAACCAGGTGATCCGGCGCACCACCATCACGCTCGGTGACCCGCGGCGCCTGCAGGACCAGCTCAGTGAACTGGTGCAGGACGCCACGCTGGACCTCACGTCGCGGGGCGTGCCCAGCGAGTACGTGCAGGGCCTGGACGTCAGCGACCTCGTGGGCCTGCTGTCGCGTCTCGGGGGGCGCAGCGGGGCCACGGTGATCGGCGTGGCGGCGCGCGCCGACGTGCGCCCCGGCAGCCGCGTGAACCTGTACCCCACCGTGCCCTGA
- a CDS encoding potassium channel family protein, whose translation MPAPGAPDGKDGNQMKSKQCLVIGLGRFGTAVATTLYEMGHEVIAIDQHEENVERVMNLVTHAAIVDASDERALRALGVGDFDVVVVAIGTDVQANILATMNAKSLGAPYVVTKAIDEMARRVLERIGADLVIRPEHDMGVRLARQIATPNIVDTLDLGGDYAIVEIEANERLKGTLRDLNLTGRFAVQVIAISRAGKIEVTPRAEDELRPHDKLVVIGTSHNIDDLRRYLGE comes from the coding sequence TTGCCCGCCCCGGGCGCCCCCGACGGAAAGGACGGAAACCAGATGAAAAGCAAACAATGCCTCGTAATCGGCCTGGGCCGGTTCGGAACAGCGGTCGCCACCACCCTCTACGAGATGGGGCACGAGGTGATCGCCATCGACCAGCACGAGGAGAACGTCGAGCGGGTCATGAACCTCGTGACGCACGCCGCCATCGTGGACGCCAGCGACGAACGGGCCCTGCGGGCTCTGGGCGTCGGGGATTTCGATGTGGTCGTCGTGGCCATCGGCACGGACGTGCAGGCGAACATCCTCGCCACCATGAACGCCAAGAGCCTGGGCGCGCCGTACGTCGTGACGAAAGCCATTGATGAGATGGCCCGCCGGGTCCTTGAACGCATCGGGGCGGACCTCGTGATCCGACCGGAACATGACATGGGCGTGCGCCTCGCGCGGCAGATTGCCACGCCAAACATCGTGGATACCCTGGACCTGGGCGGCGACTACGCCATCGTGGAGATCGAGGCGAACGAGCGCCTGAAAGGCACCCTGCGTGACCTGAACCTCACCGGGCGCTTTGCCGTGCAGGTGATTGCCATCAGCCGCGCCGGAAAGATCGAGGTGACACCCCGCGCCGAGGATGAACTGCGCCCGCATGACAAACTCGTCGTGATTGGCACCAGCCACAATATTGATGATCTGCGCCGCTACCTGGGCGAGTAA
- a CDS encoding ABC transporter substrate-binding protein, which yields MRRALLPLTLLLSAAAQAAPVRVEFWHAMTGVQATVQAYARDFNAAQSEYEVVPVAQGNYRELLPKLQTALKGGAAPALAQLEFTQFPTLAAAGQLTDLTRAVDDLPDALRADVYPAVWKTGQLAGRTYGLPWNISVPVLMYNAGTLKKAGLGAPDTWTQLEAHSRALATGGRRPLVAAADAWTFEANVLSRGGSLTDAAGRPRLNSPDAVEALTQLARMTAAGQAQPRGLNEAVRAAFDFARGQNVFVLASVANWTDARKLPFFSLGVAPFPCEKEGACTVPLGGATLAIPKGTPAREQAGALAFWQFLMQPARLAGWVQTTAYAPPRRAVTPLLDDWYARNPQLRAAHAQLSRAVPRPTTPEYAGWITLIEDALQKATTGRLSAKAALDEAQQRAER from the coding sequence ATGCGCCGCGCACTCCTGCCCCTGACCCTGCTGTTGTCCGCCGCTGCGCAGGCGGCTCCCGTGCGCGTGGAGTTCTGGCACGCCATGACCGGCGTGCAGGCCACCGTACAGGCCTACGCCCGGGACTTCAACGCCGCGCAGAGTGAATACGAGGTGGTGCCGGTCGCGCAGGGCAACTACCGCGAGCTGCTGCCCAAACTCCAGACCGCCCTGAAAGGTGGCGCGGCGCCTGCCCTGGCGCAGCTGGAGTTCACGCAGTTCCCCACGCTGGCCGCCGCCGGACAGCTCACCGACCTGACCCGCGCCGTGGACGACCTGCCCGACGCGCTGCGTGCCGACGTATACCCCGCTGTGTGGAAGACCGGGCAACTGGCGGGCCGCACCTACGGGCTCCCGTGGAACATCAGCGTGCCGGTCCTGATGTACAACGCCGGCACCCTGAAAAAAGCGGGCCTGGGCGCCCCGGACACCTGGACGCAGCTCGAGGCCCACAGCCGCGCCCTCGCCACCGGTGGCCGCAGACCCCTGGTGGCTGCCGCCGACGCCTGGACCTTCGAAGCGAACGTGCTGTCCCGCGGCGGGAGCCTCACGGACGCCGCCGGCCGGCCGCGCCTGAACAGTCCGGACGCGGTGGAGGCCCTGACGCAGCTGGCGCGCATGACTGCCGCCGGGCAGGCCCAGCCGCGCGGCCTGAACGAAGCGGTTCGCGCGGCCTTCGACTTCGCGCGCGGACAGAACGTGTTTGTGCTTGCCAGCGTCGCGAACTGGACCGACGCGCGCAAACTGCCGTTCTTCAGTCTGGGCGTCGCGCCGTTCCCCTGCGAGAAGGAAGGGGCGTGCACCGTGCCGCTGGGCGGCGCCACCCTCGCCATTCCGAAAGGCACCCCTGCGCGGGAGCAGGCGGGCGCGCTGGCCTTCTGGCAGTTCCTGATGCAGCCCGCCCGGCTGGCAGGCTGGGTGCAGACCACCGCCTACGCCCCGCCCCGGCGCGCCGTGACCCCCCTGCTGGACGACTGGTACGCCAGGAACCCGCAGCTGCGGGCGGCGCACGCCCAGCTGAGCCGGGCCGTGCCGCGCCCCACCACACCCGAGTACGCCGGGTGGATCACCCTGATTGAGGACGCCCTGCAAAAGGCCACGACCGGCCGGCTCAGTGCGAAAGCGGCGCTGGACGAGGCGCAGCAACGCGCTGAACGCTGA
- the lptB gene encoding LPS export ABC transporter ATP-binding protein, whose amino-acid sequence MTAPTPSPASQTASTPVAAPDARPVLHAENLSKTYGRREVVRGVNLRVRPGEIVALFGPNGAGKTTTFYMLVGFIRPGGGHIAIGERDVTRLPMHERARLGLGYLPQEPSAFRKLTARDNLLAILEYQGLPRAEQERRADALLEEFGLTRLAGSYAYQLSGGERRRLELARALTTDPDYLLLDEPFTGVDPKSIREIQRLIRELRDRRGLGVFITDHNVRETIALTDRVYLMYDGEVKFEGTPAEFAQDEDARQHYLGDDFEL is encoded by the coding sequence GTGACCGCGCCCACCCCTTCCCCCGCCTCCCAGACGGCCAGCACGCCCGTCGCGGCTCCGGACGCACGCCCGGTCCTGCACGCTGAGAACCTCAGCAAGACCTACGGCCGGCGTGAGGTGGTGCGCGGCGTGAACCTCCGCGTGCGGCCCGGAGAGATCGTGGCACTGTTCGGCCCCAATGGCGCAGGGAAGACCACCACCTTCTACATGCTCGTGGGCTTCATCCGCCCCGGCGGGGGTCACATCGCCATTGGGGAGCGGGATGTCACGCGGCTGCCCATGCATGAACGGGCCCGGCTGGGCCTGGGCTACCTGCCGCAGGAACCCAGCGCCTTTCGCAAGCTGACCGCGCGGGACAACCTCCTTGCCATCCTGGAATACCAGGGGCTGCCGCGCGCCGAGCAGGAACGCCGCGCCGACGCGCTGCTGGAGGAATTCGGGCTGACCCGCCTGGCCGGCAGCTACGCCTACCAGCTGTCCGGCGGGGAACGCCGGCGCCTGGAACTCGCCCGGGCCCTGACCACCGATCCCGACTACCTGCTGCTGGACGAACCGTTCACGGGCGTGGATCCCAAAAGCATCCGCGAGATTCAGCGCCTGATCCGCGAGCTGCGCGACCGCCGGGGCCTGGGGGTGTTCATCACGGACCACAACGTGCGCGAAACCATCGCCCTGACCGACCGTGTGTACCTGATGTACGACGGAGAGGTCAAGTTCGAGGGCACACCCGCTGAGTTCGCGCAGGATGAGGACGCCAGGCAGCACTACCTGGGCGACGACTTCGAGCTGTGA
- a CDS encoding TrkH family potassium uptake protein, translating into MTAPPPPPRDPPGRVSRRETPLSRLSPPQLIALSFAVAIIVGGALLSLPALHGVNPDGTRRSVTALQALFTSTSALCVTGLNVIDPSRDFNRLGQVVIMLLIQLGGLGIITFGTLFALVSRRRVNFTERMRVAQQVGALNTGGVLGLLRSIFLYTVVIELVGAALLAFRFVPLEGWGRGLFYALFHSVSAFNNAGFALYSDNLMGFVGDPLVSGVVALLIILGGTGFLVQMNVVAHLLHPRRNRLIVHSKLVLTMMAALLALGTLAYLAAEWNNPRTLAPLGVADKLLASFFQSVTTRTAGFNTLDYGGMKLTTLFVSIILMFIGANPGGTGGGIKTSTFYVMMASAWSMVRGRRDTTVFRRRIDTDTVLRAMTVGLLSLGLVNVMFLLLLMFNTRPDVLFVNLFFEAVSAFATVGLSMNTTPLLNPDQHVVLIFLMFLGRIGPLTFAVAFSRPDGRDLVRYPAEKDILIG; encoded by the coding sequence ATGACTGCGCCGCCTCCTCCCCCTCGTGACCCGCCGGGTCGCGTCAGCCGCCGCGAAACTCCGCTGTCGCGTCTGAGCCCACCGCAGCTGATCGCGCTGTCCTTTGCCGTGGCGATCATCGTGGGCGGCGCGCTGCTGAGCCTGCCGGCCCTGCACGGCGTGAACCCGGACGGCACGCGCCGCAGCGTGACGGCCCTCCAGGCGCTGTTTACGTCCACCAGCGCGCTGTGCGTCACCGGCCTGAATGTCATTGATCCCAGCCGGGACTTCAACCGGCTGGGACAGGTGGTGATCATGCTGCTCATTCAGCTGGGGGGCCTGGGCATCATCACGTTCGGGACGCTGTTCGCGCTGGTCTCGCGCCGGCGCGTGAACTTCACCGAGCGTATGCGCGTGGCGCAGCAGGTGGGCGCCCTGAACACCGGGGGGGTTCTGGGCCTGCTGCGCAGCATCTTCCTGTACACGGTCGTGATTGAGCTGGTGGGCGCGGCCCTGCTCGCCTTCCGGTTCGTGCCCCTCGAAGGCTGGGGCCGCGGCCTGTTCTACGCGCTGTTTCACTCGGTCAGTGCGTTCAACAACGCGGGCTTCGCGCTGTACAGCGACAACCTGATGGGTTTCGTGGGCGACCCCCTCGTGAGCGGGGTGGTGGCGCTGCTGATCATCCTGGGCGGCACCGGCTTCCTGGTGCAGATGAACGTGGTGGCCCACCTGCTTCATCCGCGGCGCAACCGGCTGATCGTGCACAGCAAACTGGTTCTCACCATGATGGCGGCGCTGCTGGCGCTGGGCACCCTGGCGTACCTGGCGGCCGAGTGGAACAACCCGCGGACGCTGGCGCCGCTGGGCGTGGCGGACAAACTGCTGGCCAGTTTCTTCCAGAGCGTCACGACCCGCACCGCCGGGTTCAACACCCTGGATTACGGCGGAATGAAACTCACCACGCTGTTCGTGTCGATCATTCTGATGTTCATCGGCGCGAACCCCGGCGGGACGGGCGGCGGCATCAAGACCAGCACCTTCTACGTGATGATGGCCTCGGCGTGGTCGATGGTGCGCGGCCGGCGGGACACCACCGTCTTCCGGCGCCGCATCGACACGGACACGGTCTTGCGGGCCATGACGGTGGGCCTGCTGAGCCTGGGACTGGTGAACGTGATGTTCCTGCTGCTGCTGATGTTCAACACCCGGCCGGACGTGCTGTTCGTGAACCTGTTCTTTGAGGCGGTCAGTGCTTTCGCCACGGTGGGCCTGAGCATGAACACCACGCCGCTGCTGAACCCCGACCAGCACGTGGTGCTGATTTTCCTGATGTTCCTGGGCCGGATCGGGCCGCTCACCTTCGCCGTGGCGTTCAGCCGCCCGGACGGCCGCGACCTCGTGCGCTACCCCGCCGAGAAGGACATCCTGATCGGCTGA
- a CDS encoding phosphopentomutase, translating to MLLTIVVLDSVGAGELPDAASFGDVGAHTLNHTLKAAPAHLPNLAALGLAQVPTIETGDATVPAGPARGAFGRMREVSPGKDTSTGHWEFMGVQLQHPFQVFHEGFPPAVMDRFDAATGHGHLCNRPYSGTDVIRDFGPEHLRTGAPIVYTSADSVFQIAAHEDVVPLDTLYGWCRAAREILQGEFAVARVIARPFRGEFPFERANEHRRDFSLVPPPTVLDAVKATGQAVVGIGKIPDIYASQGFTEEIHTDNNADGIARTLARMQRGAQEGTSGLIFTNLVDFDSKYGHRRDPQGYSACLAQFDAALPDLIAAVPPEGALIIISDHGNDPTWTGSDHTREHGLLLVHKAGAAGVNLGERATFADVGATVAEALGAEWTGPGESFWTQLT from the coding sequence ATGCTGCTGACGATTGTCGTGCTGGATTCCGTGGGTGCCGGTGAATTACCGGACGCCGCGAGTTTCGGGGATGTGGGCGCCCACACCCTGAACCACACCCTGAAGGCCGCGCCCGCACACCTGCCGAACCTGGCGGCGCTGGGGCTGGCGCAGGTGCCCACCATCGAAACGGGGGACGCCACCGTTCCCGCAGGGCCCGCGCGGGGCGCGTTCGGGCGCATGCGGGAAGTGAGCCCCGGCAAGGACACCAGCACCGGCCACTGGGAATTCATGGGCGTGCAGTTGCAGCACCCGTTCCAGGTGTTTCACGAAGGGTTCCCGCCGGCCGTGATGGACCGCTTTGATGCGGCCACCGGTCACGGGCACCTGTGCAACCGCCCGTACAGCGGCACGGACGTGATCCGCGACTTCGGCCCGGAGCACCTGCGGACCGGCGCGCCCATCGTGTACACCAGCGCTGACAGCGTGTTCCAGATTGCCGCGCACGAGGATGTGGTGCCGCTTGACACCCTGTACGGGTGGTGCCGCGCCGCCCGGGAGATCCTGCAGGGCGAGTTCGCCGTGGCCCGCGTGATTGCCCGGCCGTTCCGGGGCGAGTTCCCGTTCGAGCGGGCCAACGAGCACCGCCGGGATTTCAGCCTCGTGCCGCCGCCCACGGTTCTGGACGCCGTGAAGGCCACCGGTCAGGCGGTGGTGGGGATCGGGAAGATTCCCGACATCTACGCCAGCCAGGGCTTCACCGAGGAAATTCACACGGACAACAACGCCGACGGGATTGCCAGGACGCTGGCGCGCATGCAGCGGGGCGCGCAGGAGGGCACCTCGGGGCTCATCTTCACCAACCTGGTGGACTTTGACAGCAAGTACGGGCACCGCCGCGACCCCCAGGGGTACAGCGCGTGCCTGGCCCAGTTCGACGCGGCGCTGCCGGACCTGATCGCGGCCGTGCCGCCTGAGGGAGCACTGATCATCATCAGTGACCACGGGAACGACCCCACCTGGACCGGCAGCGACCACACCCGCGAACATGGCCTGCTGCTGGTGCACAAAGCAGGCGCTGCGGGCGTGAACCTGGGTGAACGCGCCACCTTCGCCGACGTGGGCGCCACCGTGGCCGAGGCCCTGGGCGCCGAGTGGACAGGACCGGGTGAGAGCTTCTGGACACAGCTGACCTGA
- a CDS encoding methyltransferase domain-containing protein: MPRPARPDRHASPGRKSSRPKVDHRTRQPAREYELDVLSGLEHVAATELGGVPLARDVRGLRFWYPGNPERLTRLRSVVAVYRVQAWDVPRPRGLLGHQQLGELTAYLQEVIAVGGHRSFRLGAAGKESSVMQRLAEELQTSLNLPHDPQEGELLIRLRPQDDGPGWDVLARITPRPVSARPWRVCNMAGGLNATIAYAAHKLAGQRDVDRIFNPMSGSGTLLIERDLMGPSAALVGVDVNPEAVQCAQANIQAARRQIEVAQRDALHTGLPARSFDLIMADLPWGDAIGTHGGNEALYPAFLQEMHRLTSQRGRLCVITHEIRLFERVLQEQQRWHATELFQVASGGHHPKAYLLSRR; encoded by the coding sequence ATGCCGCGACCCGCCCGACCCGACCGACACGCGTCCCCCGGACGGAAATCCAGCCGCCCCAAAGTGGATCACCGCACCCGCCAGCCGGCCCGTGAGTACGAACTCGACGTCCTGAGTGGCCTGGAGCACGTGGCGGCCACGGAACTTGGCGGCGTGCCCCTGGCGCGTGACGTGCGCGGCCTGCGGTTCTGGTACCCCGGCAACCCCGAGCGCCTGACCCGGCTGCGGTCCGTGGTGGCCGTGTACCGCGTGCAGGCCTGGGACGTGCCGCGTCCCCGCGGGCTGCTGGGTCACCAGCAGCTCGGTGAACTCACGGCGTACCTGCAGGAGGTCATTGCTGTGGGCGGGCACCGCTCGTTCCGGCTGGGCGCCGCCGGGAAGGAATCCAGCGTCATGCAGCGCCTCGCAGAGGAACTGCAGACCAGCCTGAACCTGCCGCACGACCCGCAGGAGGGGGAACTGCTGATCCGCCTGCGGCCCCAGGACGACGGCCCCGGCTGGGACGTTCTGGCGCGCATCACACCGCGGCCGGTCAGTGCCCGGCCGTGGCGCGTGTGCAATATGGCCGGCGGGCTGAACGCCACCATTGCGTACGCTGCGCACAAGCTCGCCGGGCAGCGCGACGTGGACCGCATCTTCAATCCCATGAGCGGCAGCGGCACCCTGCTGATCGAGCGGGACCTGATGGGTCCCAGCGCCGCGCTGGTCGGCGTGGACGTGAACCCCGAGGCGGTGCAGTGCGCGCAGGCGAACATCCAGGCCGCCAGACGTCAGATTGAGGTGGCCCAGCGTGACGCGCTGCACACGGGCCTGCCCGCCCGGTCCTTCGACCTGATCATGGCGGACCTGCCCTGGGGTGACGCGATCGGCACGCACGGCGGAAATGAGGCGCTGTACCCGGCGTTCCTGCAGGAAATGCACCGCCTGACCAGCCAGCGCGGCCGTCTGTGCGTGATCACGCACGAGATCCGCCTGTTTGAACGGGTGCTGCAGGAGCAGCAGCGCTGGCACGCCACGGAACTCTTCCAGGTGGCCAGCGGCGGTCACCACCCCAAGGCGTACCTGCTCAGCCGGCGCTGA